Genomic segment of Drosophila ananassae strain 14024-0371.13 chromosome 2L, ASM1763931v2, whole genome shotgun sequence:
CAAAGGTATCGAGAACGTCTTGTTCGGTCATATTTTCCAAAAGTCTATTCCAAAATTACACAAATCAAAGTTTAAGGCCTGTTTCGAATtctttatttgaaattaataaaacttACAATATCTCAACTTCACGCGGCTTGGGAATGTCCAGCATGCTGTCCAGCCGCTGCAGTGCATCGAAACGAGCACCATCCATTTCTTCTACTTTTGACTCTTCCGTAGATGAGGGAGATGCTTTCTTGGCTTTCGATTTGGTCACCTTTTTTTCTATCTTGGGTTTGCGAGAAACCGCCTCTCTGAAAAACCACCCAAacttaaatcaattaaaactACTATAAATTAACTTAATTCTTGGTCTCCTACCCCACGACGAAGTTTTTGAAGTGACCAGGACGCATTGGAGATCGGCCGGAACGTCGAGCGGGCTTGGACTCGACAGAGCTGGCTCTAGAGCTCctggaacaaaaaaaattctaattCATCCACAAGCTAAGAAAGAGTATTTTCTAAGGTCACCTCTTTGGAGGAGTTTGTATGccttttttgacattttcctgCCGGGAATTGCGTCCATTGGCTAAAGACTTTTTGGTGCCACTACCCTGGGAAATTGATCTTCGTTGGCGTTTGACTTTGGAAGGCAATTGGCTCTCTGCAGGTacatcatcattatcatcgtcgtcgtcgtcggcgTCTATGTGTTTAGGTCTCGACTGTGTAGGTTTTGCTCTTAAAGAAATTGAACAAAATTTAAAGCGTattgttattaatttgaattccAATTATGCGATAATGGGtggaaattatttattaatctcTTACGATCCAAACCAAGCAAAGTATTTAGACTTACCGAGTCTTTGCCGTGTGCTTTGAACTGTGGATACTGGTACCATTGGGCTGTGCTTCCGTGGCATGCTTACGCTTGGTTGCGTGAACACCCAAAATGGTAGTATCTTCATGTGTTATATACCGCAGCTGAAGGTCCAGGTTAAGATCCTGCGGTTTGGTCGCAAAATCAGCTGAAAGAGAAAGTGCGGCAGGATGCGGCTTCTCGGTGGCCTGGACATGGACATTAATGTGATCAATCAGCAATTCTGTGTTCAATTTTTGGGCATCCTCCCAATCAGTCAGGTTTTCAAACAGACGCCACAGGCCACTCTCGATCCGTGTCCATCGGTCTGCAGTCATCCAGTGAAAGTCATTCCTGGATTCGCGCTCAAAATGGGTCACAGGTGTTGGAAGCACTTTGACATTACATACGATGCGGTGCTTCTTATACTGAAATTGGAAACAGTTTAGGCAACTATTTGCTGCATTTATTTGGATATAATACTTTGTAAATCTGCGAAACCAATTGGCAATCACCGGTGGCGGAAAAAGACATCTTTATGAAGTTATAGGGATGttgaaattatttgtttatatcGAGAAGTCGATAAATTTTAGGGTTGctcatatattattttttcgatagttctaggataaaaaaaaatatatccaaaaTTATTTCCtaattttctatttaaataataatttattattattatatagcACCCTGATGTGACCGCCGTATATATTTCCCAGTATTTTCCAcatattctttaaaatttgGTTTTACTGTAAAAGATTGGCTATCGATAGAAACGAAAATGGCGCGTAATCGagattcaaattttaaaacttatagAGATGCATTGATAACATGTCTATTTCATTAAATTccagaataataaaaaaatattaagaaaacaattctgtaaaaaaaaatatataaatatgcactttaaatttaaaattgcaaAGCCATGAGATTCGGTCATATGAAGATCGgtgaaaatttaatatatttaaatttatgtacATATTTCACGAAAAGATACAAAGTATCTATGTATACATCTATGTATCGAAGGTCCTGAGAGAAGGGTTCTTTAATATACATTTTAGTAAAAATAATTCAGTAatatagtagtagtagtaaaTTAGGTACTAATTGTTAAAGGGTTAAAaagcaaatttaaaaaaaaatctcatcGTGCTCAATGAAAAGTATTCTAATCAATGaatttttttgagtttttaagCTTATCAGCGTTAGTATTTGGCTTAGGTCAAGTCTCAGAGAGAGCCACGATTAATCTCGGATATACTTGCAAAATAGGCCCTCGCAGCTTAGTTGTTAATCGTGCTTTGAATTAAATAGAGGGTCCCTTGTTCGCGGCTAATGTTTTTTGAACGCTGATAAGTTTTGAATCGCAGCAAAATGTTTCCAAACAGAGTTTCCATGCTCTGGGGACTAATTTACATCCTGGTTGGCACCTATTTTTTGGAATGCAAAGCCAGGAGTGTCGCGGATTCAAACAACAGTGAAAATGTTATTAAAGACGACACCGTGGAGTACCTCAAGTCCTATGGGGAAAAAATGAAATCCTACATGAACCTTAGTGTTTCGCCTTGTGATGACTTTTACGAATACGCCTGCGGTAATTGGAAAAACGTACGACCGGACCACTTCCAGTCTAACCATAAGAGGAGCAACCTCTTGGATATAGTCTACACCCTGCGCGACGAAGTGGAGGAGCTCTTGACGAGCATGCAGTTGGCCCAGGCGCTCAATGTTTCTACGGAGCTGCTGGTTGCGCAACAATTCTACAACGCGTGCCTCTCGGCAGTGGTGTTTCCGCTCCCGGCCGCTGATCCCGCTTATCTGGCGCTTATCAGGTCCGTAGGTGGTTTCCCGGCAGTCGACGGACCCGCATGGAACGCCTCTACCTTCAGCTGGTTTAACATGAGCGCCCATCTCACTAATTATGGGATCAGTGGGTTGATCAACGAGGATAACTTGCCCCAGTACCCCTTTAATCCGTATTTTAAATTGCCGGAATTGGGATTTGATCACATCGTCCAGACGGATAACATAGCCAACAACACCACTAGAGCCTACAAGCTGAACGAGAAAAGAATGCAGACTTATCTGCAGGCTTATAACCTCACGGAGGAAAAGATTTCGGAGGTGATCGATGGGGTTTTTGCCTTCTGGCGTGAGGCACTCGCAGTTGCTGATAAATTTGATGGCAAGGACATAAAATGCTTAGAAATTTCTGAAACCGAAAATGTGCCAAAGTATCATCAGTGGGATAGCTACTACGAGATTGCTTGGAACGGAAAAAACTTTTCTAGCGTGGGCGGAATGGATGGATATTGTGACTACTACTACGAACAGTTGGATAAAGTGTGCTCAAGACACCCAGACGCTGTGGCAAACTATCTGGCCATGCTACTATTGTATCGAATGGATGCCAAGCTGAAGGAGGAGAAGAATCACAAGGATTACTGCTTCTTGACAGTACAATTCGGATTTTCCCATCTTTTCAACAAGCTTTACATGGCTGTAAGTTTTGTGGAGAAATTATGTCCCATAACCGTGGCGCTGATAGGGTTTGGACAAAGCTTTGCGAAAATGAACAATAAAGTTTTACTACAATTCGTAAATCAATTTTAGCAATATTTTACTGTATTGTGAATATGggattttataaatttttttgaggTTTTATGAATCTATCATtgtgaatataaaaaatttcaattgaaaccagAGCTCGCTAGTTCGATTTCGGAACTCAAccgaaaaaaacaaagtatTCTTGGTCTCCCTCTGGTCTATTTATGATTTCGGTTGAGTTTTCTCAAATTAGTTATTTAAGGACAGTCAAAAATAACTTTCAGAAATCGAACCATATTAACCCATAagacaaaaaaggaaaaaagaagaaaaaatcaattGACAATTGTCCAAaaggcttttatttttaaaactctcAGTCAAACAGTCAGTAAATAACATAATCGTATTTATACAATATATGTCgaattttctttaaaacaagaaaggaaagctaacttcgggcggagccgaagttgatatacccttgcagttgagtcgcagtccgctaggtggcgccacgcatcttatgttattagatatatagcggatcgtatatagtcggccgatccttatgaaattcggcaaatcagattattttgtccaaaatagaatctgtaccaagtcccatctttctaacttaaaaaataacaaagttttgccaattccgatcgttctatgacagctataggatatagtcggccgatccttatgaaattttgtacataagatattttggtcaaatgtgtggaaagtctcaactcactgacttaaaaaacaccaaagttatagcatttccgatcaatcagttatatggcagctttaggatatagtcgaccgatctcggccgttccgacttatgtactacctgcaaggaaaagaaggatgtgtgcctagtttcaactcgatagctttaaaactgagagactagtttgcgtagaaaccgacagacagacggacagacagacagacggacagacggacagacggacatgctcatatcgactcaggaggtgatcctgatcaagagtatatatactttatagggtcggagatgtctccttcactgcgttgcacacttttgaccaaaattataataccctctgcaaaggtataaaaatatcGGAGTCAGTTTACTCAAAAACCCAATTAGAAGATTATTTTCTGACAATTTGTTCAAAGGGTCCACAAATTGGGCGTATTTTTCGACAAATAGAAACgggaaagagagagagaaattAATCGATTGAATTTTTagattaatatatatatatttatattctaATACCCAGGAGCATTTTACCGATCGGACTCGCTCAGAAGTATCTGCTATTGTACAGGAACTTCGAAATAGCCAGAAGAAGGCGCTCGAGAAAGTCGAATGGCTGGATCCGGAGACTCGCCGGGAGGCACTGCTCAAAGAGTCCAACATTGAATCTGTAATAGGGAGCCACAAAAACGAAGAGATTACCTCTCGCCTGATCCAAGAAATCCGTGGCCTGGATGTGGAGGACACGAGCTTTCCCCAGAGCTTAATCCATCAACGAAAATTGGCAACCCGCTGGCGCCGCTTCAATGGACTCCATTTCGAGGAACTACACAATGGATCTAAGCCCCTGGAATTATATTTGGGCATGCAGGTGAATGCGTTTTATTACAACCTTGATAACTCCATTTATGTGATGGCTGGCATATTGCATCCACCTGCCTACCATCCCGACTGGCCCAATTCCCTGAAATTTGGCACTTTGGGTTACCTGGTGGGCCATGAGCTAACCCATGGCTTTGATACCGTGGGCTCCAAGTTCAATAGTGAGGGGGAAATGCGCAACTGGTGGTCGAAGAAGTCTGAAGCTGTTTTTGAGGAGCGGGCAACGTGCTTTGTGGATCATTATGACCGCTACCTTATACCTGAAATTAATCGGAAAATCAATGGCAAAGAGACCCAGGACGAAAACATCGCGGATAGCGGTGGGCTGCAGGGTGCCCTTGATGCCTACCGCAGCCACATGAAGCAGTTGAAGAATAGAAGCGAGGAGGATAATGAGATTTTAAGAAGCGAACAAATGCCCGGATTGGATCTATCCCCGGAACAGCTTTTCTTCCTTGGATTTGCGCAGCTCTGGTGTGCGGATTACGAGCAGGAACACT
This window contains:
- the LOC6498932 gene encoding uncharacterized protein CG4951 — protein: MSFSATGDCQLVSQIYKYKKHRIVCNVKVLPTPVTHFERESRNDFHWMTADRWTRIESGLWRLFENLTDWEDAQKLNTELLIDHINVHVQATEKPHPAALSLSADFATKPQDLNLDLQLRYITHEDTTILGVHATKRKHATEAQPNGTSIHSSKHTAKTRAKPTQSRPKHIDADDDDDDNDDVPAESQLPSKVKRQRRSISQGSGTKKSLANGRNSRQENVKKGIQTPPKRSSRASSVESKPARRSGRSPMRPGHFKNFVVGEAVSRKPKIEKKVTKSKAKKASPSSTEESKVEEMDGARFDALQRLDSMLDIPKPREVEILLLENMTEQDVLDTFETYKGDFDTLFKERQNKQHTTNYMSIDHMHIMDILNKSIHDSMIKKLAENYSKRSAHTSLLINGLLPLWILRLFMDTYKLSQPEALCHIKDQLKYGSYLKALNDEPLCSDLD
- the LOC26514295 gene encoding membrane metallo-endopeptidase-like 1, producing the protein MFPNRVSMLWGLIYILVGTYFLECKARSVADSNNSENVIKDDTVEYLKSYGEKMKSYMNLSVSPCDDFYEYACGNWKNVRPDHFQSNHKRSNLLDIVYTLRDEVEELLTSMQLAQALNVSTELLVAQQFYNACLSAVVFPLPAADPAYLALIRSVGGFPAVDGPAWNASTFSWFNMSAHLTNYGISGLINEDNLPQYPFNPYFKLPELGFDHIVQTDNIANNTTRAYKLNEKRMQTYLQAYNLTEEKISEVIDGVFAFWREALAVADKFDGKDIKCLEISETENVPKYHQWDSYYEIAWNGKNFSSVGGMDGYCDYYYEQLDKVCSRHPDAVANYLAMLLLYRMDAKLKEEKNHKDYCFLTVQFGFSHLFNKLYMAEHFTDRTRSEVSAIVQELRNSQKKALEKVEWLDPETRREALLKESNIESVIGSHKNEEITSRLIQEIRGLDVEDTSFPQSLIHQRKLATRWRRFNGLHFEELHNGSKPLELYLGMQVNAFYYNLDNSIYVMAGILHPPAYHPDWPNSLKFGTLGYLVGHELTHGFDTVGSKFNSEGEMRNWWSKKSEAVFEERATCFVDHYDRYLIPEINRKINGKETQDENIADSGGLQGALDAYRSHMKQLKNRSEEDNEILRSEQMPGLDLSPEQLFFLGFAQLWCADYEQEHYWEELTKTHTIDKYRVLGAVSNNHEFFQVYNCPAGTPMHGKADTCHIW